The following are from one region of the Gambusia affinis linkage group LG02, SWU_Gaff_1.0, whole genome shotgun sequence genome:
- the sall1a gene encoding sal-like protein 1a isoform X1, with translation MSRRKQAKPQHFQSDPHLPLPEHNGDTELCSEDPACKESDAHVCSRCCAEFFELSDLEEHQKNCTKNQLVLIVNENPASPAGSFSPGSPSHNPDDQMNDTANNTDQTECSDLLEPNILEKDESMDVDVSGMSSGHEEEGTQIESGSSIDTVSVHAGRGTAGPAVGTSAISASLPQVSNLTELGNFSMINSNVIIENLQSTKVAVAQFSQENRSTGGPRVAVPALMEQLLALQQQQIHQLQLIEQIRHQILLLASQSPEMQVPPTSAPGTMGPAASPLTTLSSHLSQQLAAAAGLAQNLASQSASISSLKQLAAAAQLPQPNPSSSETSQSVTTLGPSTVNPQSSDKRPSVMSSLHSQLSNSSLPKTSTPAFGIGSLLSSAVNPLLPQPPPGNPMFSSSLPSVGTTVEDLNSLAVLAQQRKGKPPNVTSFEHKTSSDEAFFKHKCRFCGKVFGSDSALQIHLRSHTGERPYKCNICGNRFSTRGNLKVHFQRHKEKYPHIQMNPYPVPEHLDNIPTSTGIPYGMSMPPEKPVTSWLDSKPVLPTLTTSVGMLLPPTMPSLPHFIKKEDHSIAIASPSVTAKNDSGAPELLDKSNSNVSEEGEGATLPTSNGKTEERSHSSVLMTNVSSASESTAEYTTSNSPPMMTNPLMPLLTDQFKATFPFGGILDPLQGSETSKLQQLVENIDRKVTDPNECVICHRVLSCQSALKMHYRTHTGERPFKCKICGRAFTTKGNLKTHYSVHRAMPPLRVQHSCPICQKKFTNAVVLQQHIRMHMGGQIPNTPLPESYPESMVSDTGSFEERNFDDLDNFSDDNLEGMEEGPDSSVPDTPRSVDASQDSLCNSPTPHEMGHQESQEKSGQENSQSNEMEEVPTSQLKLSANGFVEGDCLTNDSSSLGGDVESQSAGSPAVSESTSSMQAPSPTSMQPQARKSPCLEERHQRALSMDHTTASLLHSHPSNIGALDLTSVNPSKDPLGMIFPFRERSTIKNTSCDICGKTFACQSALDIHYRSHTKERPFICTACNRGFSTKGNLKQHMLTHQMRDLPSQLFEPSNTSLSSSPTPSLLSVGSLSKPEVNGFFHGLHQENKDVTPGLVTSSASTSPVLSAAPPRRTPKQHFCNTCGKCFSSSSALQIHERTHTGEKPFACSICGRAFTTKGNLKVHMGTHMWNSAPARRGRRLSVDGPMAFLGTNPVKFPEIFQKDMASRHQASNGDPASFWNQYAAAFSNGLAMKTNEISVIQNGGIPPLSGGVGNGGSSPIGGLTGSLDKLHSAEPNAALAGLEKMANTENGSHFRFTRFMEDNKEIVTN, from the exons GGGACACGGAACTTTGCTCCGAGGACCCCGCCTGCAAGGAGTCAGACGCCCATGTCTGCAGCAGATGTTGCGCTGAGTTCTTTGAACTTTCAGATCTCGAGGAACACCAGAAAAATTGCACTAAGAATCAGTTAGTTTTGATAGTGAATGAAAATCCTGCCTCCCCTGCTGGAAGTTTCTCACCCGGGTCTCCTTCCCATAATCCTGATGACCAGATGAATGACACAGCTAATAACACTGATCAAACAGAGTGCAGTGATCTTTTGGAGCCCAACATCCTCGAAAAAGACGAATCCATGGATGTGGATGTTTCTGGAATGAGCAGTGGCCACGAAGAGGAAGGCACTCAAATAGAGAGTGGGAGCTCTATTGATACAGTCAGTGTCCATGCAGGGAGGGGCACCGCTGGCCCTGCAGTAGGTACTTCAGCAATCTCTGCCTCACTACCTCAGGTCAGTAACCTCACTGAACTGGGAAATTTCTCTATGATCAACAGCAATGTCATAATTGAAAATCTGCAGAGCACTAAGGTGGCTGTGGCTCAATTCTCCCAAGAAAACAGGTCCACTGGAGGGCCCAGGGTGGCTGTGCCAGCCCTGATGGAGCAGCTTTTAGCCcttcaacagcagcagatccaccagctgcagctcatAGAGCAAATTCGTCATCAGATACTACTATTAGCTTCTCAGTCCCCAGAAATGCAGGTACCCCCAACTTCTGCTCCAGGCACAATGGGACCTGCTGCCAGCCCACTGACCACACTCAGCTCACATCTCTCTCAGCAGCTGGCTGCAGCCGCAGGCCTCGCGCAGAACCTGGCAAGTCAGTCAGCCAGCATTAGTAGCCTAAAACAGCTGGCTGCAGCAGCGCAGCTACCTCAGCCCAACCCAAGCAGTAGTGAGACATCTCAGAGTGTTACGACACTGGGACCATCAACAGTCAATCCTCAGTCCTCTGACAAGAGGCCTAGTGTTATGAGTAGCCTCCACTCTCAGCTAAGTAACTCCTCGCTTCCTAAAACATCAACGCCAGCATTTGGAATAGGTAGCTTGCTAAGTTCTGCAGTGAATCCCCTTCTACCTCAGCCCCCACCTGGAAACCCCATGTTCTCAAGCTCTCTGCCCAGTGTTGGCACCACCGTTGAGGACCTAAACTCTCTAGCTGTTCTAGCCCAACAGAGAAAAGGCAAGCCACCAAATGTAACTTCATTTGAACACAAAACTAGTTCTGATGAGGCTTTCTTCAAACATAAGTGCAGGTTTTGTGGCAAGGTATTTGGAAGTGATAGTGCCTTGCAAATCCATCTTCGCTCTCACACTGGTGAGAGACCATACAAGTGTAATATCTGTGGTAATCGCTTCTCCACCCGAGGTAACCTGAAGGTGCATTTCCAGCGTCATAAAGAAAAATACCCTCATATCCAGATGAACCCATATCCTGTCCCTGAGCATCTAGACAACATACCAACAAGTACTGGTATACCATATGGTATGTCCATGCCACCTGAGAAACCTGTTACCAGCTGGCTTGACAGTAAACCAGTTTTACCCACTCTGACCACCTCAGTTGGTATGCTTCTTCCACCAACTATGCCGAGTTTGCCCCATTTCATCAAAAAGGAAGATCATTCTATAGCCATAGCTAGCCCTTCTGTTACTGCAAAGAATGACTCAGGTGCACCTGAGCTTTTAGATAAAAGTAACAGTAATGTGTCTGAAGAGGGTGAAGGTGCAACTTTGCCTACCTCaaatggaaaaactgaagaaagaaGCCACTCATCAGTCTTAATGACAAATGTGAGCTCTGCATCAGAGAGTACTGCAGAATATACAACTTCTAACAGCCCACCCATGATGACCAACCCACTCATGCCTCTTTTGACTGATCAGTTCAAAGCTACGTTTCCTTTTGGAGGTATCCTGGATCCTCTCCAGGGGTCAGAGACCTCCAAACTACAGCAGCTTGTGGAAAACATTGACAGGAAGGTGACAGACCCAAATGAATGTGTCATCTGCCACCGGGTGCTGAGCTGCCAGAGTGCTCTAAAAATGCACTATCGCACTCACACAGGGGAGAGGCCGTTTAAGTGTAAAATTTGTGGCAGAGCATTCACCACCAAGGGAAATCTAAAGACCCACTACAGTGTTCACAGGGCAATGCCTCCTCTAAGAGTTCAACACTCCTGCCCCATTTGTCAGAAAAAGTTCACAAATGCTGTGGTTCTACAGCAACATATTCGCATGCATATGGGTGGGCAGATCCCCAACACCCCTCTGCCAGAGAGTTATCCAGAGTCCATGGTGTCTGATACTGGCTCATTCGAGGAGAGAAACTTTGATGATCTTGACAATTTCTCTGATGACAACTTAGAGGGTATGGAAGAAGGCCCAGATAGCAGTGTGCCAGACACACCCAGGTCAGTTGATGCTTCCCAAGACAGTCTATGTAACTCACCAACTCCCCATGAAATGGGACACCAAGAGAGCCAGGAGAAAAGTGGTCAAGAAAATTCTCAGAGTAATGAAATGGAAGAGGTTCCAACCAGTCAATTGAAGCTTAGTGCAAATGGCTTTGTTGAGGGGGATTGCCTCACCAATGACTCCTCATCTCTAGGAGGGGATGTTGAAAGCCAAAGTGCCGGGAGTCCAGCTGTGTCAGAATCTACCTCCTCCATGCAGGCGCCATCCCCCACTAGCATGCAGCCACAAGCACGCAAATCTCCCTGCCTTGAAGAAAGGCACCAGAGGGCCTTATCTATGGACCACACCACTGCAAGCCTCCTGCACTCTCATCCCTCTAACATCGGAGCCCTAGATCTGACATCTGTCAATCCCTCAAAAGACCCTCTGGGCATGATATTTCCCTTCCGTGAGCGTAGCACCATCAAAAACACATCTTGTGACATCTGTGGAAAAACCTTTGCTTGTCAGAGTGCCTTGGACATTCACTATCGAAGCCATACCAAAGAGCGACCATTTATTTGCACGGCTTGTAACAGAGGTTTTTCCACCAAGGGTAACCTCAAGCAGCACATGTTAACTCATCAAATGAGAGACCTGCCCTCCCAGCTCTTTGAGCCCTCAAATACCAGCCTGTCCTCCAGCCCAACtccttctctcctctctgttgGGTCTCTCAGCAAACCTGAGGTCAATGGCTTCTTCCATGGCCTCCACCAAGAAAACAAGGACGTCACCCCAGGCTTAGTCACGTCATCTGCATCCACCTCCCCGGTActctctgcagctccaccaCGCAGGACtccaaaacaacatttctgcaACACCTGTGGGAAGTGTTTCTCCTCATCTAGTGCCCTACAAATCCATGAAAGAACCCACACGGGGGAAAAACCATTTGCTTGCAGCATCTGTGGTCGGGCTTTCACCACCAAAGGAAACCTcaag GTCCACATGGGCACACACATGTGGAACAGTGCTCCTGCCAGACGTGGCCGCAGGCTCTCTGTGGATGGACCAATGGCCTTCTTGGGCACTAACCCAGTCAAGTTCCCTGAAATCTTTCAGAAAGATATGGCATCAAGGCATCAAGCAAGCAACGGAGATCCGGCTAGCTTCTGGAACCAATACGCTGCAGCCTTTTCTAATGGACTGGCGATGAAGACAAATGAAATCTCTGTCATCCAGAATGGAGGCATCCCACCTCTGTCAGGCGGAGTGGGAAACGGGGGCAGCTCTCCGATAGGTGGCCTCACAGGCAGCCTGGACAAGCTGCACAGTGCAGAGCCTAACGCCGCTCTCGCCGGCCTCGAGAAAATGGCCAACACAGAGAACGGGTCCCACTTCCGGTTCACACGCTTCATGGAGGACAATAAAGAGATTGTCACCAATTAG
- the sall1a gene encoding sal-like protein 1a isoform X2 — MNDTANNTDQTECSDLLEPNILEKDESMDVDVSGMSSGHEEEGTQIESGSSIDTVSVHAGRGTAGPAVGTSAISASLPQVSNLTELGNFSMINSNVIIENLQSTKVAVAQFSQENRSTGGPRVAVPALMEQLLALQQQQIHQLQLIEQIRHQILLLASQSPEMQVPPTSAPGTMGPAASPLTTLSSHLSQQLAAAAGLAQNLASQSASISSLKQLAAAAQLPQPNPSSSETSQSVTTLGPSTVNPQSSDKRPSVMSSLHSQLSNSSLPKTSTPAFGIGSLLSSAVNPLLPQPPPGNPMFSSSLPSVGTTVEDLNSLAVLAQQRKGKPPNVTSFEHKTSSDEAFFKHKCRFCGKVFGSDSALQIHLRSHTGERPYKCNICGNRFSTRGNLKVHFQRHKEKYPHIQMNPYPVPEHLDNIPTSTGIPYGMSMPPEKPVTSWLDSKPVLPTLTTSVGMLLPPTMPSLPHFIKKEDHSIAIASPSVTAKNDSGAPELLDKSNSNVSEEGEGATLPTSNGKTEERSHSSVLMTNVSSASESTAEYTTSNSPPMMTNPLMPLLTDQFKATFPFGGILDPLQGSETSKLQQLVENIDRKVTDPNECVICHRVLSCQSALKMHYRTHTGERPFKCKICGRAFTTKGNLKTHYSVHRAMPPLRVQHSCPICQKKFTNAVVLQQHIRMHMGGQIPNTPLPESYPESMVSDTGSFEERNFDDLDNFSDDNLEGMEEGPDSSVPDTPRSVDASQDSLCNSPTPHEMGHQESQEKSGQENSQSNEMEEVPTSQLKLSANGFVEGDCLTNDSSSLGGDVESQSAGSPAVSESTSSMQAPSPTSMQPQARKSPCLEERHQRALSMDHTTASLLHSHPSNIGALDLTSVNPSKDPLGMIFPFRERSTIKNTSCDICGKTFACQSALDIHYRSHTKERPFICTACNRGFSTKGNLKQHMLTHQMRDLPSQLFEPSNTSLSSSPTPSLLSVGSLSKPEVNGFFHGLHQENKDVTPGLVTSSASTSPVLSAAPPRRTPKQHFCNTCGKCFSSSSALQIHERTHTGEKPFACSICGRAFTTKGNLKVHMGTHMWNSAPARRGRRLSVDGPMAFLGTNPVKFPEIFQKDMASRHQASNGDPASFWNQYAAAFSNGLAMKTNEISVIQNGGIPPLSGGVGNGGSSPIGGLTGSLDKLHSAEPNAALAGLEKMANTENGSHFRFTRFMEDNKEIVTN, encoded by the exons ATGAATGACACAGCTAATAACACTGATCAAACAGAGTGCAGTGATCTTTTGGAGCCCAACATCCTCGAAAAAGACGAATCCATGGATGTGGATGTTTCTGGAATGAGCAGTGGCCACGAAGAGGAAGGCACTCAAATAGAGAGTGGGAGCTCTATTGATACAGTCAGTGTCCATGCAGGGAGGGGCACCGCTGGCCCTGCAGTAGGTACTTCAGCAATCTCTGCCTCACTACCTCAGGTCAGTAACCTCACTGAACTGGGAAATTTCTCTATGATCAACAGCAATGTCATAATTGAAAATCTGCAGAGCACTAAGGTGGCTGTGGCTCAATTCTCCCAAGAAAACAGGTCCACTGGAGGGCCCAGGGTGGCTGTGCCAGCCCTGATGGAGCAGCTTTTAGCCcttcaacagcagcagatccaccagctgcagctcatAGAGCAAATTCGTCATCAGATACTACTATTAGCTTCTCAGTCCCCAGAAATGCAGGTACCCCCAACTTCTGCTCCAGGCACAATGGGACCTGCTGCCAGCCCACTGACCACACTCAGCTCACATCTCTCTCAGCAGCTGGCTGCAGCCGCAGGCCTCGCGCAGAACCTGGCAAGTCAGTCAGCCAGCATTAGTAGCCTAAAACAGCTGGCTGCAGCAGCGCAGCTACCTCAGCCCAACCCAAGCAGTAGTGAGACATCTCAGAGTGTTACGACACTGGGACCATCAACAGTCAATCCTCAGTCCTCTGACAAGAGGCCTAGTGTTATGAGTAGCCTCCACTCTCAGCTAAGTAACTCCTCGCTTCCTAAAACATCAACGCCAGCATTTGGAATAGGTAGCTTGCTAAGTTCTGCAGTGAATCCCCTTCTACCTCAGCCCCCACCTGGAAACCCCATGTTCTCAAGCTCTCTGCCCAGTGTTGGCACCACCGTTGAGGACCTAAACTCTCTAGCTGTTCTAGCCCAACAGAGAAAAGGCAAGCCACCAAATGTAACTTCATTTGAACACAAAACTAGTTCTGATGAGGCTTTCTTCAAACATAAGTGCAGGTTTTGTGGCAAGGTATTTGGAAGTGATAGTGCCTTGCAAATCCATCTTCGCTCTCACACTGGTGAGAGACCATACAAGTGTAATATCTGTGGTAATCGCTTCTCCACCCGAGGTAACCTGAAGGTGCATTTCCAGCGTCATAAAGAAAAATACCCTCATATCCAGATGAACCCATATCCTGTCCCTGAGCATCTAGACAACATACCAACAAGTACTGGTATACCATATGGTATGTCCATGCCACCTGAGAAACCTGTTACCAGCTGGCTTGACAGTAAACCAGTTTTACCCACTCTGACCACCTCAGTTGGTATGCTTCTTCCACCAACTATGCCGAGTTTGCCCCATTTCATCAAAAAGGAAGATCATTCTATAGCCATAGCTAGCCCTTCTGTTACTGCAAAGAATGACTCAGGTGCACCTGAGCTTTTAGATAAAAGTAACAGTAATGTGTCTGAAGAGGGTGAAGGTGCAACTTTGCCTACCTCaaatggaaaaactgaagaaagaaGCCACTCATCAGTCTTAATGACAAATGTGAGCTCTGCATCAGAGAGTACTGCAGAATATACAACTTCTAACAGCCCACCCATGATGACCAACCCACTCATGCCTCTTTTGACTGATCAGTTCAAAGCTACGTTTCCTTTTGGAGGTATCCTGGATCCTCTCCAGGGGTCAGAGACCTCCAAACTACAGCAGCTTGTGGAAAACATTGACAGGAAGGTGACAGACCCAAATGAATGTGTCATCTGCCACCGGGTGCTGAGCTGCCAGAGTGCTCTAAAAATGCACTATCGCACTCACACAGGGGAGAGGCCGTTTAAGTGTAAAATTTGTGGCAGAGCATTCACCACCAAGGGAAATCTAAAGACCCACTACAGTGTTCACAGGGCAATGCCTCCTCTAAGAGTTCAACACTCCTGCCCCATTTGTCAGAAAAAGTTCACAAATGCTGTGGTTCTACAGCAACATATTCGCATGCATATGGGTGGGCAGATCCCCAACACCCCTCTGCCAGAGAGTTATCCAGAGTCCATGGTGTCTGATACTGGCTCATTCGAGGAGAGAAACTTTGATGATCTTGACAATTTCTCTGATGACAACTTAGAGGGTATGGAAGAAGGCCCAGATAGCAGTGTGCCAGACACACCCAGGTCAGTTGATGCTTCCCAAGACAGTCTATGTAACTCACCAACTCCCCATGAAATGGGACACCAAGAGAGCCAGGAGAAAAGTGGTCAAGAAAATTCTCAGAGTAATGAAATGGAAGAGGTTCCAACCAGTCAATTGAAGCTTAGTGCAAATGGCTTTGTTGAGGGGGATTGCCTCACCAATGACTCCTCATCTCTAGGAGGGGATGTTGAAAGCCAAAGTGCCGGGAGTCCAGCTGTGTCAGAATCTACCTCCTCCATGCAGGCGCCATCCCCCACTAGCATGCAGCCACAAGCACGCAAATCTCCCTGCCTTGAAGAAAGGCACCAGAGGGCCTTATCTATGGACCACACCACTGCAAGCCTCCTGCACTCTCATCCCTCTAACATCGGAGCCCTAGATCTGACATCTGTCAATCCCTCAAAAGACCCTCTGGGCATGATATTTCCCTTCCGTGAGCGTAGCACCATCAAAAACACATCTTGTGACATCTGTGGAAAAACCTTTGCTTGTCAGAGTGCCTTGGACATTCACTATCGAAGCCATACCAAAGAGCGACCATTTATTTGCACGGCTTGTAACAGAGGTTTTTCCACCAAGGGTAACCTCAAGCAGCACATGTTAACTCATCAAATGAGAGACCTGCCCTCCCAGCTCTTTGAGCCCTCAAATACCAGCCTGTCCTCCAGCCCAACtccttctctcctctctgttgGGTCTCTCAGCAAACCTGAGGTCAATGGCTTCTTCCATGGCCTCCACCAAGAAAACAAGGACGTCACCCCAGGCTTAGTCACGTCATCTGCATCCACCTCCCCGGTActctctgcagctccaccaCGCAGGACtccaaaacaacatttctgcaACACCTGTGGGAAGTGTTTCTCCTCATCTAGTGCCCTACAAATCCATGAAAGAACCCACACGGGGGAAAAACCATTTGCTTGCAGCATCTGTGGTCGGGCTTTCACCACCAAAGGAAACCTcaag GTCCACATGGGCACACACATGTGGAACAGTGCTCCTGCCAGACGTGGCCGCAGGCTCTCTGTGGATGGACCAATGGCCTTCTTGGGCACTAACCCAGTCAAGTTCCCTGAAATCTTTCAGAAAGATATGGCATCAAGGCATCAAGCAAGCAACGGAGATCCGGCTAGCTTCTGGAACCAATACGCTGCAGCCTTTTCTAATGGACTGGCGATGAAGACAAATGAAATCTCTGTCATCCAGAATGGAGGCATCCCACCTCTGTCAGGCGGAGTGGGAAACGGGGGCAGCTCTCCGATAGGTGGCCTCACAGGCAGCCTGGACAAGCTGCACAGTGCAGAGCCTAACGCCGCTCTCGCCGGCCTCGAGAAAATGGCCAACACAGAGAACGGGTCCCACTTCCGGTTCACACGCTTCATGGAGGACAATAAAGAGATTGTCACCAATTAG